A region from the Elusimicrobiota bacterium genome encodes:
- the tyrS gene encoding tyrosine--tRNA ligase, producing MKLEDQLKKISRGTVEIISEEELIAKLKLNKPLRVKLGVDPTSPDIHLGHTVVIEKLKIFQELGHKVVFIIGDFTARIGDPSGRSETRPMLGEKEILENAKTYQQQVFKILDREKTEVRFNSHWLYSLGLDGLLELAKHSTVAQMLARADFSERYKAGKDITILEFLYPLLTGYDSVSVNSDIELGGTDQKFNLLIAREIQKDYGQTPQVIITMPLLEGTDGVQKMSKSYNNYIGICEPPSEIFGKIMSITDDLMYKYFELLTQENLDELKKNHPKEMKQKLAKIIVAKFYSKEIAENCEEEFNKIFASKELPSEIEEYVISQKEIKVSELLVNAGLSSSKKESERLIKQGGVKINEEKIQLDKIIKIDSEILIQVGKRKFKKIKKQ from the coding sequence ATGAAATTAGAGGACCAACTTAAGAAAATAAGTCGTGGGACTGTTGAAATAATTTCGGAAGAAGAACTTATAGCAAAGTTGAAACTTAATAAACCATTACGGGTTAAATTAGGTGTTGACCCGACCTCGCCAGATATTCATCTTGGGCATACCGTTGTTATTGAAAAACTGAAAATATTTCAGGAATTAGGACATAAAGTTGTTTTTATTATTGGTGATTTTACTGCTCGTATAGGTGACCCATCTGGCAGAAGTGAAACCCGACCTATGCTTGGTGAAAAAGAAATTTTAGAAAATGCAAAAACATATCAACAACAGGTTTTCAAGATTCTGGATAGAGAAAAAACCGAAGTTAGATTCAACAGCCATTGGCTTTATTCTTTAGGACTTGATGGACTTTTGGAACTGGCAAAACATTCTACTGTTGCCCAGATGCTTGCACGGGCAGATTTTAGCGAAAGATATAAAGCAGGAAAAGATATAACAATACTTGAATTCCTTTACCCGTTATTGACTGGCTATGATTCTGTAAGTGTAAATTCTGACATTGAACTTGGCGGCACCGACCAGAAATTTAATCTTCTGATAGCACGCGAGATTCAAAAGGACTATGGACAGACACCGCAGGTTATTATAACTATGCCACTTTTAGAGGGAACCGATGGTGTGCAAAAAATGTCAAAATCATACAATAATTATATCGGTATATGCGAACCCCCATCAGAAATTTTTGGCAAAATAATGTCAATAACAGATGACCTTATGTATAAGTATTTTGAACTTTTGACACAAGAGAATTTAGACGAGCTAAAAAAGAATCATCCAAAAGAGATGAAACAGAAACTTGCCAAAATTATAGTTGCTAAATTTTATTCTAAAGAGATTGCTGAAAACTGTGAAGAAGAATTTAATAAAATTTTTGCTTCCAAAGAATTACCGTCTGAAATAGAAGAGTATGTCATCTCACAAAAAGAAATAAAAGTTTCGGAACTTCTTGTTAATGCTGGTCTTTCCTCAAGTAAAAAGGAATCAGAACGGTTAATCAAGCAGGGTGGTGTCAAGATAAATGAAGAAAAGATCCAACTGGACAAAATTATAAAAATAGACAGTGAAATTCTAATTCAAGTTGGGAAACGTAAATTCAAAAAAATTAAGAAGCAATAA
- a CDS encoding DUF2007 domain-containing protein translates to MFCPKCKAEYREGYTICSDCKIPLVKELHPESKPEYRKLYEVFSTNNINEAEFVKSVFVANNIDCFIQNTYTASVISENLAIPIKLMVEKKNEEQAKDIVVQYYKDKKVGK, encoded by the coding sequence ATGTTTTGTCCAAAATGTAAAGCAGAATACAGGGAAGGATATACTATATGTTCCGATTGCAAAATTCCTTTGGTTAAGGAATTACATCCTGAATCTAAACCAGAATATAGAAAATTATATGAAGTATTTTCTACAAACAATATTAATGAAGCAGAATTCGTCAAATCAGTATTTGTAGCAAATAATATTGATTGTTTTATACAAAATACATATACTGCTTCAGTTATTTCTGAAAATTTAGCAATACCAATAAAATTAATGGTGGAGAAAAAAAACGAAGAGCAAGCGAAAGATATCGTTGTTCAATATTATAAAGACAAAAAAG